The genomic stretch TCTCTAGGCCTAAGGACGCGTACCATCGTGTCCGTGCTCTAGAGACTAACGGAGAAATCGTGGATTTTCAATCGACAAAGttaacgcgaacagagagtaataCACAGCTTCCCGCCGAGCACAATTTGTCAAATCCGCCTCGCCGCTCAccacgtgtgcacgtgcaatgCGGTAATGCATGAACGTAACGAGAACGATTATTTGAATGTAGCCAGGATGCAGTGCACGTGAATATGCTACTTTGTAGTAAGTCTTGTCAATCAGTTAAACTTAGGTCTATACATTGTAGATAGCTCTAACAAGTCGGTTAGCTAGAACATAGAAACGTACACagaatgtattatttattagtttacTGAACACCTGGTataccacaacacacactacgCTCCACCCAGACTCTCTACACGGTAACACCGACTGTCGCTGCAGGCTAGGTTGCATAGGTCTATTCGATCTGAGAGATCTAAGAGATCTCTGCTCAACTTTGTCGGTCATCTCAGCGTTATAGCATTGCTGTACATGTGCTATTCGTTCACACGTCGTATACAGCATCCCATGGCCATTCCGGTACAGAGAatatatgcatgcaaacacTAAAGCTGACAAGTTTTTACTAATGCAAGCATGTAGGTGTACGTCTAGCAaggttgctgttgttgttcttgcaCATCCTGTAACCGCTGGGAGCCAGGAAGGTGGAGCAGTTCTAACAGCGACCAGACACTCTATTACACATGCACtgattacaattacaattacaatgcatgaaatcgaactcaacaaaacagtttatttcttatttaacTACAGCTAGATAGTAGCTACATGCTTTGCTACCAAACACGCGGAGCCACACAAACTCTAGATGATccacaaactaacaaaatgACAGGCCAAGCAAACAATTTATACGTGCAGACTAAATTGATCAGTAAGCAAGCGGTTCACAGACGAAGCAGTCAGTTATGCGAGCATACTAAACTAATCAGCAAGCAAGCGGTTCACAGTGAAATATCACGTCAAATCAGTCTGTGGAATTACTGTATGCATCTCCATCCTTCAGGGTCGCACTGGAACATCTCTCCTAGAGCAGACAGGATGCACTCCCATATGGCGGTACCAAGGGCATGAAGGTTAACAGAAGAGCTCTCAATTGAAACATGACACTTGAACCAGTTGTGTACTGGACGCCAAGTTAATTTATACTCGGAATCGCAGCAATGTACAAGTTCACAACATACACCCGTCAGTCTGATCCATATGGCACCATCTTCTAAGCTTACGGCAATAGAGTAGGTGTTTTCCAGTACATCTAGGGCGGTTCTAGCCAGATTTCTCTTGAGGGAGTCTAATTTGGCCACTGGAAACATCACATGATGACGCAGGATTGTCATCACTTGTGCCATAAGAGCCCGGCCGTTACTAAGttctctgattgtttgtggATCTATCTCAGTGTGGTTAGCATGCAAAGCAAAGTTAGACAAATGTACTGTTCCTTGTCTCAGTGAACTCACTACACAGTCATTAAACGCACAAAATGACGGTTGCGCTGGAGTTGCTTCAGAGGTAGGCATAGCCGGCGGCAACGTCGAATTGGGATGTAAACCATCATCAGGTGAATGCATGGATCGACGCCGTCGTGCCATTGCAGTAGGAGCATCACTGCTTGACGAATTTACCGTTGCtgtttcagttgctgttgCTTCGGTTGCTGTTGCTTCGGTTGCTGTTGCTTCCGTTGATGATTTACTTTGTTCTTCAGTCGGGGTTGCAGGAATGGTTGGGGTAGAAGTTGTTGAGACAGGGCATCCTTCTATTGTGCAGTACGAAGAGCACCCATCACCGTCCCAATGATTGCCGTCATCACATTCCTCTGAGTTTTCTGTCACAGCGTTACCGCATATTGCACCAATATTTCTGTCATCAGTTGTCAACGTTGAGTTATCCAACTCTCCTTCACATTGTCCGGTATTCACCTCTGTACACTCTACTCTGTCTAACGACAAATGAAATGCGTTCCTCATCACAGTCTGAGCGTCATCCAAGTCCTGCAGCAATGTAGAGTTCTCTCGGTATCCTGGAATGACAACAAGATGTCCCTGACCAGATGAATACAGTATTTGAGCCCATAGACAGTATGCAGCATAGGTGGCTTTGACCACGTTTCTTGCAGCATCCCTGCCACCACCTGCAGCTGCATCCGCAAGCCACTTCAAATGATTAATTTTTTCAGTCCCGTTCTCTGGGAGACATGGTCCAGTCAAGTTCAAAACATCCAGCCATTCATGTAAACCAAATGACCAGTTAGCAACCGCTTGTTCTGACGGAATCAGTTGAGAAGAGAAATTGATCTGAGGCATGGAGGAACCGTCTGATAGTCGGTCATCTCGGCATTGCTGTAGATTATTTGCCCACACGTTGTAGGCAGCATTCCATTCCGGTGCAACAACATTGACCAGAAGGAATGCAAACAACAGCTGAGGCAATAGATGACTTTTAGCTCGAGTTGcgctacaacaaacaacagctaGCTCTAGTTGGTAAGACAACGTACCAGGTAGCGCTCCTTTAccgactgcatgcatgcgtatacGTATATGCGCTAGACAAGTGGCATCTAGACAATCGTTCAGCCCGACATTCTCGCAGTGCTTGCAATTGAAAAACCAGTCGCGGTACTGTAGCAACGGCTTCAAACTAAACATGATGCAGACTTCATCGGCATGCATGTGTCTACACAACAGTTACTACGCATGCATAGCCTCTAATTAAGTACTCGAGCCATTCGCATGCTGCTACCTAGGCCAGCATCAGACGACTACGCCTAGCTAGAAGTTCAAAGAACGTCTTGACTGTTACACTGATTCGTGCACAGCTAGATACCGATACGTCAAATTGCGTTGTAAATACAGTCACTGACCTGATGATTTGCATCGTCTCGTTTTGTTCGTTCCGGCTGAAACAATGCGACAACGAGAGCCTAAGTGAATGACCCCGACCAGCACGCGGTGTCAAATGCATGTGGCTGTAATAATACCGTGTGACTTGACCATTAAACGTTAAGTTAACGATTCCATGCATGCGTACATGCGCTAGACAAGTGGCAGCTGGACAATCATTCAGCCAGACATTCTCACAGTGCTTGTAATTGAAAAACCAGTCGTGGTACTGTAGCAACGGCTTCAAACTAAACATGTagactgcatgtgcatgcatgtgtctacACAACAGTTAGTATGCATGCATAGCTTCTAATTAGCTACGCGAGCCATTCGCATGCTGCTATCTAGGCCAGCATTAGACGACTACGCCTTGGGAGTTCAAAGAACGTCTCGACTTTACACTGATTCGTGCACAGCTAGATACCGATACGTCAAATTGCGTTGTAGATACAGTCACTGACCTGATGACTTGCATCGTCTCGTTTTTGTTCGTTCCGGCTGAAACAATACGACAGCGAGAGTCTAGGTGAATGACCCAGACCAGCACGCGATGCGTTCTcaaatgtgtgtgcatgtaataATTAGCAGTTATTACATGGGTGGTAGAGATGTTGGCGTCTCCTAGTACGCCAACATCCCAACCACTCGTGTTATAGTTGATTTAACATATCAACGTGACCGTTTAGTGCACGCCTTAATTGTTAATACTCTGCCAAACTGAGGGTCTATCTAGATAACAAATTCATTATCGCACTGCAGGTGTACTCCGCGAAGTCAGCTATTAACTTATTATATTACCTTCGCCAGATGGTAATATGTTTTTATTAGCGTTggtgttttgcttgtttgtggaCAGGATTACCTATGGGCGGCATCAATCTAGATATCTTTGCGCCACTTCagcgaagaagacgcacctttcgtgacacacggacgcatgcacgcacgcacaccaaacgcacgcacaccaaaGAGGCCCGGCGAACCGGCTACTACTCCGACTGCAGtgggcgcatcttgcactctacccGTTGTGAGAATGGCTGTCGAGCTAGCCCACGTCACActaggctcgagagtccagccggacatcccgcggcggagaaagaccggctggagacattcgccactcaaaggaaaccgctgcctctctTCCTCCAATCGCGATTTACACGTTTAGTTaatctctgttcgcgttgactttgcgctcggaagtgactgtatgcagctgtatttgtttaccacacccagatgttaattaagtgacatcccattaactgtacattctagaggtcatattacaatacaaagatgttacgtaacagtagaggaagtcgcaggctatcaagatGACGCAGAACGAGAAaaggagtcagaaatatcaagcaactagtcgcgaaacaagagcaactgtatgttgatgtcaaggcagcggACGGTTCAGTGACCTTGttacttcctctattagcagcattgttgttgtaagaccagccaacgtcccgtaggacctcgcttAGTTTTCTAGCGCGCCGGTGCGTGCCCCCGCTTAGAGCTCCACGTGCTCCACCACGACGAAATAGgcattttattgcaatacataAGATAAGACTCATCGGCGGTCCTGGAAGACATGTGTTACATGAATACCGTTAAATAGCGCTATGGACTTGTAGCGCGCGCTACATGGACTTTTGGTCTGAGGACTTGTAGCGTGCGCTTCATGGGCATGACTTCAACGCACGCTATATTTCCAGACAGCAGCGCACACGTGGGAGTGATTTGTTGTGATGGCCAACTGAAACGACGAGACTGGTACCATCAAAAACAGCCAGGAAGACATCACTTCTTAAAGTAAATTTTCCCGTAAAACTGTGGTCTTCGTAGCTACTTGTAAGTTTCAATAATTTAGAATGGCTAAATTACGTGGGAATGACGTGTTCTTGGTTGTTTGAGTGTTCTTGGTTGAATACAAAATGAgtgtatgtttttgtgtgaCCTGCATACTTCTGGCATCTAGGTTTACTGCTCTGgctaatatatatacatacatatatatatatatatatatatatatatatatatatatatattcatatattttctatatatatatatatatatatatatatatacgcacTAGTTTGCAATTTTACACTGAGTGTGACCTTTGGGATTTGTTAGCTGTGGCAAGTGACGAGTAGTTTTAAATGTATTTTAAAAGTAAAtgttacatatatatatatatatatatatatatatatatatatatatatatatatatatatatgtatatgagTTAACAACTGCAGGGGTTTTGAACGGATATGTAAAAAATAACCCGGTTGCCCCATCATGAAGTCAGGATGATACACATCTCCTGGGCTGCTACTATCACTTATACAACTTACTACTTGCCTTGAAACCTTGAAACCAGCCCGGCCTATTTTGTGGCCTATCAGCCTTTTTTCAAATCAGTACTGTAGTCCCATGGCAAGCAGGCTAACTGAAATAGGTTGCCTAGTGATCCATCAGATCCTCATGGACAGCATGATCGAGTTGCTGCCGCCCCCAACCACTGACTCTTCAAGGGCCCCCTGATTGAATTGATAGAGTTCCCTGAAATGCCTGCATGCTGGCAGGGGTTAACAGCATACTGCATCTATGCAAAGGATGCTCCTTACATGTACAAAAACTGGATTACTGGAAACGTTCACGGATTTACTTCTAAAAAGACATGAGTACTCTGTGGTTTTGttgtagactcgagccagtctctccccgcttCTACCGTTCCCCACCCCTACTATTCCCCGCCCCTACCATTCCCCGCCCCTACCTCCCTGCCCCTACCTTTACCTGCCCCTACCTCTTCCCGCCCCTACTTTCCACTCTTACCGTTCCTCCTCCTCGATGTCTCGTCCGAGCTTCGACGAGACATCTGGGGAATGGCAGGGgcgggagagactggctcgagtctagttGCGTTGCAAGTTGCAAGTGgctatttataaatatttgttaTATGCATGTATAGGTATATCTGTAAACTTTGACGCTGAAAgtacacataaacagatagCCTGAAGCAACAAGACTACTGTTTTGCTTGCTACGAAGTAATATCATTGGTCAAGTCTCGTAAAAGGAAAAAGTTGAAAACATCCTTACGTGAAGTGCCACAGTATTACTAGCAACTGTTTACTGCTTGTTGTACAAAGTCTGTTGTGTCAACTAACAACCTTGTTCACTCGAACATGTTGGACAGTAAAATGTTCTGCCAGGTGgtttcaaacaaacacacttgcAATGGAACCACTCATCACAACGGTTGCACTGGATCATCAGCCTTCCAAAACTGTCTGGCTGCCtgcaaacacaataaatagCGAAAGAGGCTACAGAACGCTTACACCTTGTGATGTCACGGCGGCCTCGACAATAACGTGGAAATGGTGTTATATAGCCTTTCTTGACGCACGAGAACAGATGTTTTCTCATGTCAGATTGAATGTAAGTCACATACTCAGGATCAATGCCAGAAGTAACGTCGTGGGCGAAAGCAATTGCAAATAGCCCACAATCATTGCCACCTCTCTGTTGCTGAACTGCTCTTATTGAAA from Corticium candelabrum chromosome 21, ooCorCand1.1, whole genome shotgun sequence encodes the following:
- the LOC134196338 gene encoding uncharacterized protein LOC134196338 isoform X3, coding for MQVISATRAKSHLLPQLLFAFLLVNVVAPEWNAAYNVWANNLQQCRDDRLSDGSSMPQINFSSQLIPSEQAVANWSFGLHEWLDVLNLTGPCLPENGTEKINHLKWLADAAAGGGRDAARNVVKATYAAYCLWAQILYSSGQGHLVVIPGYRENSTLLQDLDDAQTVMRNAFHLSLDRVECTEVNTGQCEGELDNSTLTTDDRNIGAICGNAVTENSEECDDGNHWDGDGCSSYCTIEGCPVSTTSTPTIPATPTEEQSKSSTEATATEATATEATATETATVNSSSSDAPTAMARRRRSMHSPDDGLHPNSTLPPAMPTSEATPAQPSFCAFNDCVVSSLRQGTVHLSNFALHANHTEIDPQTIRELSNGRALMAQVMTILRHHVMFPVAKLDSLKRNLARTALDVLENTYSIAVSLEDGAIWIRLTGVCCELVHCCDSEYKLTWRPVHNWFKCHVSIESSSVNLHALGTAIWECILSALGEMFQCDPEGWRCIQ
- the LOC134196759 gene encoding uncharacterized protein LOC134196759 — protein: MLKERFSEKNGLQNTLLSQQLQFVMTRQNSVQIYNIGNHWVTTSSDEQGSIHLYDSLVRYKLSSHLEQQIASIYRSNEKEITVSIRAVQQQRGGNDCGLFAIAFAHDVTSGIDPEYVTYIQSDMRKHLFSCVKKGYITPFPRYCRGRRDITRCKRSVASFAIYCVCRQPDSFGRLMIQCNRCDEWFHCKCVCLKPPGRTFYCPTCSSEQGC
- the LOC134196338 gene encoding uncharacterized protein LOC134196338 isoform X2, translating into MQVISRNEQNETMQIISATRAKSHLLPQLLFAFLLVNVVAPEWNAAYNVWANNLQQCRDDRLSDGSSMPQINFSSQLIPSEQAVANWSFGLHEWLDVLNLTGPCLPENGTEKINHLKWLADAAAGGGRDAARNVVKATYAAYCLWAQILYSSGQGHLVVIPGYRENSTLLQDLDDAQTVMRNAFHLSLDRVECTEVNTGQCEGELDNSTLTTDDRNIGAICGNAVTENSEECDDGNHWDGDGCSSYCTIEGCPVSTTSTPTIPATPTEEQSKSSTEATATEATATEATATETATVNSSSSDAPTAMARRRRSMHSPDDGLHPNSTLPPAMPTSEATPAQPSFCAFNDCVVSSLRQGTVHLSNFALHANHTEIDPQTIRELSNGRALMAQVMTILRHHVMFPVAKLDSLKRNLARTALDVLENTYSIAVSLEDGAIWIRLTGVCCELVHCCDSEYKLTWRPVHNWFKCHVSIESSSVNLHALGTAIWECILSALGEMFQCDPEGWRCIQ
- the LOC134196338 gene encoding uncharacterized protein LOC134196338 isoform X1; translation: MHLTPRAGRGHSLRLSLSHCFSRNEQNETMQIISATRAKSHLLPQLLFAFLLVNVVAPEWNAAYNVWANNLQQCRDDRLSDGSSMPQINFSSQLIPSEQAVANWSFGLHEWLDVLNLTGPCLPENGTEKINHLKWLADAAAGGGRDAARNVVKATYAAYCLWAQILYSSGQGHLVVIPGYRENSTLLQDLDDAQTVMRNAFHLSLDRVECTEVNTGQCEGELDNSTLTTDDRNIGAICGNAVTENSEECDDGNHWDGDGCSSYCTIEGCPVSTTSTPTIPATPTEEQSKSSTEATATEATATEATATETATVNSSSSDAPTAMARRRRSMHSPDDGLHPNSTLPPAMPTSEATPAQPSFCAFNDCVVSSLRQGTVHLSNFALHANHTEIDPQTIRELSNGRALMAQVMTILRHHVMFPVAKLDSLKRNLARTALDVLENTYSIAVSLEDGAIWIRLTGVCCELVHCCDSEYKLTWRPVHNWFKCHVSIESSSVNLHALGTAIWECILSALGEMFQCDPEGWRCIQ